The following are encoded in a window of Amycolatopsis lexingtonensis genomic DNA:
- a CDS encoding class I SAM-dependent methyltransferase, translating into MTLFRAFLTEQTDPDGFYSTLADDSVRQLASHTPLSGRTVLDVGGGPGYFSDAFRAAGAVYLGLDPDVGELSARGEPGENMIRASGTELPVRTGSVDVCYSSNVLEHVAEPWVMLDEMCRVTKPGGTVFASFTPWYSPWGGHETAPWHFLGGYYARQRYARKLGKQPKNKFGESLFPVSVGAALRWAKTTPLADLVAGYPRYHPGWAMGIVRIPGLREIASWNLVLVLKKR; encoded by the coding sequence GTGACGCTGTTCCGGGCGTTCCTCACCGAGCAGACCGACCCCGACGGCTTCTATTCCACGCTCGCCGACGACTCCGTCCGGCAATTGGCGTCCCACACGCCGCTTTCCGGGCGCACGGTGCTCGACGTCGGCGGCGGTCCGGGGTATTTCTCCGACGCCTTCCGTGCGGCCGGCGCGGTCTACCTCGGCCTCGACCCGGACGTCGGCGAGCTGTCCGCGCGCGGCGAGCCGGGGGAGAACATGATCCGCGCCAGCGGCACGGAACTGCCGGTGCGCACCGGATCCGTGGACGTCTGCTACTCCTCCAACGTGCTGGAGCACGTCGCCGAGCCGTGGGTCATGCTCGACGAGATGTGCCGCGTGACCAAGCCGGGCGGCACCGTCTTCGCCTCGTTCACCCCGTGGTATTCACCGTGGGGCGGGCACGAGACCGCGCCGTGGCATTTCTTGGGTGGATACTACGCCCGGCAGCGTTATGCTCGGAAACTCGGGAAGCAGCCGAAGAACAAATTCGGGGAAAGCCTCTTCCCGGTTTCCGTCGGCGCCGCTCTTCGCTGGGCGAAAACGACGCCGCTCGCCGACCTGGTGGCCGGGTACCCGCGCTACCACCCGGGCTGGGCGATGGGGATCGTGCGGATTCCCGGCCTCCGCGAAATCGCTTCGTGGAACCTGGTGCTGGTGCTGAAAAAGCGTTAG
- a CDS encoding polysaccharide biosynthesis protein codes for MSVATESPARTGNRVAAILVSLALAGNNAASYVLSLVAARLLAPGAFGELSSLLAVLVIGVVPAMGLQTVVALRVARSAEPARGPLFALGLVTSGIVATAALTLSPLLVLLLHLGSLTPALLVTAALGPLTLLGLFHGLLQGAHRFARLAGLIALEGFGKVGGSLLGLLLTGSTTGALAGTALGSLAVVVAGWQLCGRPRPRWADRHGGEVLHTAQAMLALVLLVNLDLVLARHTLPAGAAGEYALGAIVTKIAYWLPQAVGVLVLPRFAAASGRRRVLPVALAVCAGLDALVLLVSVVVGPALLAVIGGSRYAGSTMPVWPFALAGSMLALVQILLYARLADGDRRVTVLMWTAVAAEALLIVAWLHGSATQVVTAAACCAGGLAVAGAVLELRARRVGPRCLE; via the coding sequence TTGAGCGTAGCCACCGAAAGCCCGGCCCGGACCGGCAACCGGGTCGCGGCGATCCTCGTCTCGCTCGCGCTCGCGGGCAACAACGCGGCGAGTTACGTGCTCAGCCTGGTGGCCGCGCGGCTCCTCGCACCCGGCGCGTTCGGCGAGCTGAGTTCGCTGCTGGCGGTGCTGGTCATCGGCGTCGTCCCGGCGATGGGGCTGCAGACGGTCGTCGCACTGCGGGTGGCCCGCTCGGCCGAACCGGCCCGGGGTCCGCTGTTCGCGCTCGGCCTGGTGACGAGCGGGATCGTCGCGACGGCGGCGTTGACGCTCAGCCCGTTGCTGGTGCTCCTGCTGCACCTGGGCTCACTGACGCCGGCGCTGCTGGTGACGGCCGCGCTCGGGCCGTTGACGCTGCTGGGGTTGTTCCACGGGCTCCTGCAGGGCGCGCACCGGTTCGCGCGGCTGGCCGGGCTGATCGCCCTGGAGGGGTTCGGCAAGGTCGGCGGTTCCCTGCTCGGCCTGCTCCTGACCGGATCCACGACCGGCGCGCTGGCCGGGACCGCGCTCGGTTCGCTCGCGGTCGTGGTGGCGGGCTGGCAGCTCTGCGGCCGTCCCCGCCCCCGCTGGGCCGACCGCCACGGCGGCGAAGTGCTCCATACGGCGCAAGCGATGCTGGCGCTGGTACTCCTGGTGAACCTCGACCTGGTGCTGGCGCGGCACACGCTGCCGGCCGGCGCGGCGGGAGAGTACGCGCTGGGCGCGATCGTCACGAAGATCGCGTACTGGCTGCCGCAAGCGGTGGGCGTGCTGGTGCTGCCGCGGTTCGCGGCGGCTTCGGGACGGCGGCGGGTGCTGCCGGTGGCGCTGGCGGTGTGCGCCGGCCTGGATGCGTTGGTGCTGCTGGTTTCGGTGGTCGTCGGGCCGGCGTTGCTGGCGGTGATCGGGGGATCCCGCTACGCCGGGAGCACGATGCCGGTCTGGCCGTTCGCGCTGGCGGGGTCGATGCTGGCGCTGGTGCAGATCCTGCTGTACGCGCGGCTGGCCGACGGGGACCGCCGCGTGACGGTGCTGATGTGGACGGCGGTGGCCGCGGAGGCGCTGCTGATCGTTGCGTGGCTGCACGGCTCCGCCACCCAGGTGGTGACGGCGGCGGCGTGCTGCGCGGGCGGCCTCGCGGTGGCCGGCGCGGTGCTCGAACTGCGGGCGCGCCGGGTGGGCCCGCGGTGTCTTGAATGA
- a CDS encoding alpha-(1->3)-arabinofuranosyltransferase: MVTGTRERTRDDAPPSGRVRKGAFFRRPSTWIVLALTTLSFLQMPGKTTFDTKLDLAVDPLAFLGRALHLWNPQATAGELQNQAYGYLFPMGPFFALCQAVGVPAWIAQRLWGAILLSAAFGGALLLVRAMKIGSERTRLIGALGYALAPRMLTEIGGLSAEMLPAVLLPWVLVPLVRAGTIGSPRRAAGLSALAVLCMGGVNGAMVVMALVLPGLWLLTRKWTSKHVELVLWWFVFVVGVTLWWILPLLLLGEYSLPFLDYIESATNTTAPMSLFEVLRGTNQWVAYVVQGTPWWPGGWSLIDNPVLMLATGLVAGVGLFGLTRRGLPERRFLVLGVLTGLTLLTIGYVGTLDSPVAEQVRHLLDGPLAPLRNVHKFEPVLRLPLMLAFVHGISSPARVKSVRRFVRPALGLLLVLVMAAPAWLLNLRSGPGWDEVPGYWYDAMGYVAKADPNARTLLLPATGFGEYDWGRTVDEPAQAIARSPWAVRNQVPLGSEGNTRLMDSVDAALADGRGDPGLAALLARSGYRFLLLRDDIERQRTNAPPTATLRAGLAGSPGIAKAAAFGPLEVYEVRRPVPLVTATSTKDVPTVSGGPENLLPLIDSGQLDPSTPAVLTGDGGSPGGPRLVTDGLRRAERNVGGVRDNLSQTLTAGEAYRQQRAAGDVLPFPGQEHQTVAAYRGIRAVTASTAASFADAFGGSDPGHQPFAAIDGDPRTAWHSSSFTGPIGQWLEVELDTPRLVTSVDLQLVDDIRVGWPATRIRITTDNGSVDQQVIRGAGTHNYGVAGGVTRKVRITLLSLVVGRQDGNVGIAELKIPGTEPQRALEVPADLPAGPAPGFAFTRGASPRYACLPLHDAVRCDASAARDGEEPDGIRRLFSTPAEETYLVGGSVLPAGGGRNPVQLPGVTVASTSQLAGDPAAAGFAAVDGDPGTTWRPDVTDLRPTLTLGWSSPKRISGLHIGVSPGSGARAPRQVQLVGRSGTRTVQLDASGSASFEPLDTDQLQLVLPGDDDDPTARAVVGIGSLELSGTPGLLPGPDPAFTVPCGSGPNVHLDGLDYRTSVQGTLADITAHRPLELRMCRDSEGGVALPEGGHELRTDRSDSFVVQDLWLRPAKASSTPPVHRTVRVGKWDATARTVTVGPGEEAVLAIPENANAGWVATVDGRELARTRVDGWQQAWLVPAGAGAEVSLAFTPDFSYRTGLLIGAVAVLLVLIGVAWPARRRPFPVVAGGAAVPVVLIGLLVALGGMLPVVLLIACLLVRQFSERAPRYLAFGGMAVAAAVSVTGRIVGHGQEWAYGPVTQAALLLAAAAMVSTCVDWFTRKENPTAPAASPTS, translated from the coding sequence ATGGTAACCGGCACCCGCGAACGAACCCGGGACGACGCTCCACCTTCCGGGCGCGTCCGGAAGGGCGCGTTCTTCCGGCGGCCGAGCACCTGGATCGTGCTGGCGCTGACCACGTTGTCGTTCCTGCAGATGCCGGGGAAGACGACGTTCGACACCAAGCTCGACCTCGCCGTCGACCCGCTCGCCTTCCTGGGCCGCGCGCTGCACCTGTGGAACCCCCAGGCCACGGCGGGGGAGCTGCAGAACCAGGCGTACGGCTACCTCTTCCCGATGGGCCCCTTTTTCGCGCTGTGCCAGGCCGTCGGCGTGCCCGCGTGGATCGCGCAACGGCTGTGGGGCGCGATCCTGCTGTCGGCCGCGTTCGGCGGGGCACTGCTGCTGGTGCGCGCGATGAAGATCGGCTCCGAGCGCACGCGGCTGATCGGCGCGCTCGGCTACGCGCTCGCCCCGCGCATGCTGACCGAAATCGGCGGTCTGTCCGCGGAAATGCTGCCCGCGGTGCTGCTGCCGTGGGTGCTGGTGCCGCTGGTGCGGGCCGGGACGATCGGGTCACCGCGGCGCGCGGCCGGGTTGTCCGCGCTGGCCGTGCTGTGCATGGGCGGCGTCAACGGCGCGATGGTCGTGATGGCGCTCGTCCTGCCGGGACTGTGGCTGCTCACGCGCAAGTGGACCAGCAAGCACGTCGAGCTCGTCCTGTGGTGGTTCGTCTTCGTCGTCGGCGTGACGCTGTGGTGGATCCTGCCGCTGCTGCTGCTCGGCGAATACAGCCTGCCGTTCCTCGACTACATCGAGTCCGCGACGAACACCACCGCGCCGATGTCGCTGTTCGAAGTGCTGCGCGGGACCAACCAGTGGGTCGCCTACGTCGTGCAGGGCACGCCGTGGTGGCCCGGCGGCTGGTCGCTGATCGACAACCCGGTGCTGATGCTGGCCACCGGGCTCGTCGCCGGCGTCGGCCTGTTCGGCCTGACCCGGCGCGGCCTGCCGGAGCGGCGGTTCCTCGTCCTCGGCGTGCTCACCGGCCTGACCCTGCTGACCATCGGCTACGTCGGCACGCTCGACAGCCCGGTCGCCGAGCAGGTCCGGCACCTGCTCGACGGGCCGCTCGCGCCGCTGCGCAACGTCCACAAGTTCGAGCCGGTGCTGCGGCTACCGCTGATGCTCGCCTTCGTGCACGGCATTTCGAGCCCGGCACGGGTGAAGTCCGTGCGCCGGTTCGTGCGGCCCGCGCTGGGCCTGCTGCTGGTGCTGGTGATGGCCGCGCCCGCGTGGCTGCTGAACCTGCGGTCCGGCCCGGGCTGGGACGAGGTTCCCGGCTACTGGTACGACGCCATGGGTTACGTCGCGAAGGCCGATCCGAACGCGCGCACGCTGCTGCTGCCGGCCACCGGGTTCGGCGAATACGACTGGGGCCGCACGGTCGACGAGCCCGCGCAGGCGATCGCGAGGAGCCCGTGGGCGGTGCGCAACCAGGTCCCGCTGGGGTCCGAAGGCAACACGCGGCTGATGGACTCCGTGGACGCGGCGCTCGCCGACGGCCGCGGCGATCCCGGGCTCGCCGCGCTGCTCGCGCGGTCCGGGTACCGGTTCCTGCTGCTGCGCGACGACATCGAGCGTCAGCGGACCAACGCCCCGCCGACCGCCACCCTGCGCGCCGGGCTGGCCGGCTCGCCGGGCATCGCCAAGGCCGCGGCGTTCGGCCCGCTCGAGGTCTACGAGGTGCGGCGGCCGGTGCCGCTCGTCACCGCGACGTCCACAAAGGACGTACCGACGGTGAGCGGCGGCCCGGAGAACCTGCTGCCGCTGATCGATTCCGGCCAGCTCGACCCCTCGACGCCGGCGGTGCTCACCGGCGACGGCGGCTCGCCCGGCGGGCCGCGCCTGGTGACCGACGGCCTGCGCCGCGCCGAGCGGAACGTCGGCGGCGTCCGGGACAACCTCAGCCAGACGCTGACCGCGGGCGAGGCCTACCGCCAGCAACGTGCGGCGGGTGACGTGCTGCCGTTCCCGGGGCAGGAACACCAGACCGTCGCCGCCTACCGGGGGATCCGCGCGGTGACGGCGTCCACGGCGGCGTCCTTCGCGGACGCGTTCGGCGGCTCCGACCCCGGCCACCAGCCGTTCGCCGCGATCGACGGCGACCCGCGCACGGCGTGGCACTCGTCGTCGTTCACCGGGCCGATCGGCCAGTGGCTCGAGGTCGAGCTGGACACCCCGCGGCTGGTGACCTCGGTGGACCTGCAGCTGGTGGACGACATCCGGGTGGGCTGGCCGGCGACCCGGATCCGGATCACCACCGACAACGGCTCGGTCGACCAGCAGGTGATCCGCGGCGCGGGCACGCACAACTACGGCGTCGCGGGCGGGGTCACCCGCAAGGTGCGGATCACGCTGCTGTCGCTGGTGGTCGGGCGGCAGGACGGCAACGTCGGGATCGCGGAGCTGAAGATCCCCGGCACCGAGCCGCAGCGCGCCCTGGAGGTGCCCGCGGACCTGCCGGCCGGCCCGGCGCCCGGCTTCGCGTTCACGCGCGGTGCGTCACCGCGGTACGCGTGCCTTCCCTTGCACGACGCCGTGCGGTGCGACGCTTCGGCCGCGCGCGACGGCGAGGAGCCCGACGGGATCCGGCGCCTGTTCAGCACGCCGGCCGAGGAGACGTACCTGGTCGGCGGTTCGGTGCTGCCCGCGGGCGGCGGCCGGAACCCCGTGCAGCTACCGGGGGTGACGGTCGCTTCGACGTCCCAGCTCGCCGGAGACCCGGCGGCGGCGGGCTTCGCGGCCGTGGACGGCGATCCGGGCACGACGTGGCGCCCGGACGTGACGGACCTGCGGCCGACGCTGACCCTCGGGTGGTCGTCGCCGAAACGGATTTCCGGGCTGCACATCGGGGTTTCGCCCGGCAGCGGGGCTCGTGCGCCGCGGCAGGTCCAGCTGGTCGGCCGGTCCGGTACGCGGACGGTCCAGCTCGACGCGAGCGGGTCGGCGTCGTTCGAACCGCTGGACACCGACCAGCTGCAGCTCGTGCTGCCGGGCGACGACGACGATCCCACGGCCCGCGCGGTCGTCGGCATCGGCAGCCTGGAGCTGTCGGGCACGCCCGGGCTGCTGCCCGGCCCGGACCCGGCGTTCACGGTGCCGTGCGGGTCGGGGCCGAACGTCCACCTCGACGGCCTCGACTACCGGACGTCGGTGCAGGGGACGCTGGCCGACATCACCGCCCACCGGCCGCTGGAGCTGCGGATGTGCCGCGATTCCGAGGGCGGCGTCGCGCTGCCGGAAGGCGGGCACGAGCTGCGGACGGACCGGTCGGACTCGTTCGTCGTCCAGGACCTGTGGCTGCGGCCCGCCAAGGCGTCTTCCACGCCGCCGGTGCACCGGACCGTGCGGGTGGGGAAGTGGGACGCGACGGCCCGCACGGTGACGGTCGGGCCGGGCGAGGAAGCGGTGCTGGCGATCCCGGAGAACGCGAACGCGGGCTGGGTGGCCACTGTGGACGGTCGCGAGCTGGCCCGCACCCGCGTGGACGGCTGGCAGCAGGCCTGGCTCGTCCCGGCCGGCGCGGGCGCGGAGGTTTCGCTGGCGTTCACGCCGGACTTCTCCTACCGGACGGGCTTGCTGATCGGCGCGGTGGCGGTGCTGCTGGTGCTGATCGGCGTGGCCTGGCCGGCCCGGCGGCGGCCGTTCCCGGTCGTCGCGGGTGGTGCCGCGGTGCCGGTGGTGCTGATCGGGCTGCTGGTGGCGCTGGGCGGGATGCTGCCGGTGGTGCTGCTGATCGCGTGCCTGCTGGTGCGCCAGTTCTCCGAGCGGGCACCCCGGTACCTGGCGTTCGGCGGCATGGCCGTGGCGGCGGCGGTTTCGGTGACGGGCCGGATCGTCGGCCACGGCCAGGAGTGGGCGTACGGCCCGGTGACCCAGGCGGCCCTGCTCCTGGCCGCGGCGGCGATGGTGTCGACGTGCGTGGACTGGTTCACGCGCAAAGAGAATCCCACCGCCCCGGCGGCTTCGCCGACGTCTTGA
- a CDS encoding class I SAM-dependent methyltransferase, whose translation MAEPVKGWMTRAQGEALWEAASRLEKGDVVLEIGSHQGRSTIVLGAAARTVGATVIAVDPFVDGRLFGGSPTRQLFERNIRRAGLDDVVELVAGYSTELRPHWDRPIQLLYIDGKHDYWTYTDDLRWSAHLPPGAEILVHDCFSSIGVTLGTIAKVLFGRRYTYLDRATSLARFRLSPPSTRDRLRVAAQLPWFLRNVVLKVLLRLRLRPVARLLGHDSPYDPY comes from the coding sequence TTGGCCGAGCCGGTCAAGGGCTGGATGACGCGCGCGCAGGGCGAAGCGCTGTGGGAGGCCGCGAGCCGGCTGGAAAAGGGCGACGTCGTCCTGGAAATCGGCAGCCACCAGGGCCGGTCCACGATCGTCCTCGGCGCGGCGGCCCGCACGGTCGGGGCCACCGTGATCGCGGTCGACCCCTTCGTGGACGGCCGCCTGTTCGGCGGATCGCCGACGCGGCAACTGTTCGAGCGCAACATCCGCCGCGCCGGCCTGGACGACGTCGTCGAGCTGGTCGCCGGTTACAGCACGGAACTGCGTCCTCACTGGGACCGGCCGATACAGCTGCTTTACATCGACGGCAAGCACGACTACTGGACCTACACCGACGACCTGCGGTGGTCGGCGCACCTGCCACCGGGTGCGGAGATCCTGGTCCACGACTGCTTTTCCTCGATCGGCGTCACGCTCGGCACGATCGCGAAGGTCCTCTTCGGACGCCGATACACCTACTTGGACCGGGCGACGTCGCTGGCGCGGTTCCGGCTGTCCCCACCGTCCACTCGCGATCGGTTGCGAGTGGCGGCGCAGCTGCCGTGGTTCCTGCGCAACGTCGTGCTCAAGGTGCTGCTGCGCCTGCGGTTGCGGCCGGTCGCGCGCCTGCTCGGCCACGACAGCCCGTACGACCCCTACTGA
- a CDS encoding PLP-dependent aminotransferase family protein, translated as MADSWVNSGERLGADLHLELPGTGGKRAALITALRDAVRAGRLAPGTRLPPYRSLAADLGLARNTVADAYAELVAEGWLTAVQGSGTRVAERAEPLEPVRVPRKAPSAPEARYNLRQGQPDATSFPRTDWLAAARRALNVAPHDAFGPGDPRGRRELREALAGYLARARGVRTSPERIVVCSGFAHALRLLFPAVLPGPLAVESYGLAFHRSIFAAASIPTVPLDLDEHGARVEDLDVPAVLLTPAHQFPTGGPLHHDRRTAVLGHVRATGGVLLEDDYDGEFRYDRKPVGAVQGLDPEHVVYAGSVSKSLSPALRLGWLVLPEHLVDPVLAVKGEREAWAGVLDQLTLAEFLTSGAYDKHIRRMRQRYRRRRDLLVTALAERAPHVTPTGIAAGLHAVLRLPPGTEASVLKAATWQGLALDGLAAFRHPAATMSTMDGLVVGYATPPEQAYPAALDALCRALPPA; from the coding sequence GTGGCGGATTCGTGGGTCAATTCGGGGGAGCGGCTCGGCGCCGACCTGCACCTGGAGCTGCCGGGCACCGGCGGCAAGCGGGCCGCGCTCATCACCGCGCTGCGGGACGCCGTCCGCGCCGGGCGGCTCGCCCCGGGCACCCGGCTGCCGCCGTACCGGTCGCTGGCCGCGGACCTCGGCCTGGCCCGCAACACCGTCGCCGACGCCTACGCCGAACTGGTCGCCGAAGGCTGGCTCACCGCCGTCCAGGGCTCCGGCACGCGCGTCGCCGAGCGCGCCGAGCCGCTGGAACCGGTGCGGGTGCCTCGGAAAGCGCCGTCCGCGCCGGAAGCCCGGTACAACCTCCGCCAGGGCCAGCCGGACGCGACGTCGTTCCCGCGCACCGACTGGCTCGCCGCGGCGCGCCGCGCGCTGAACGTCGCCCCGCACGACGCCTTCGGCCCCGGCGATCCGCGCGGCCGCCGCGAACTGCGGGAGGCGCTGGCCGGGTACCTGGCCCGGGCGCGCGGCGTGCGGACGTCGCCGGAGCGGATCGTGGTGTGCTCGGGCTTCGCGCACGCCCTGCGGCTGCTGTTCCCCGCGGTGCTGCCCGGCCCGCTCGCCGTCGAGTCCTACGGCCTCGCGTTCCACCGCTCGATCTTCGCCGCGGCTTCGATCCCGACGGTCCCCCTGGACCTGGACGAGCACGGCGCGCGCGTCGAAGACCTCGACGTCCCGGCGGTGCTGCTGACCCCGGCCCACCAGTTCCCGACCGGCGGCCCGCTGCACCACGACCGCCGCACCGCGGTGCTCGGGCACGTCCGCGCGACCGGCGGCGTCCTGCTCGAAGACGACTACGACGGCGAGTTCCGCTACGACCGCAAGCCGGTCGGCGCGGTCCAGGGCCTGGACCCGGAACACGTCGTCTACGCGGGTTCGGTCAGCAAGAGCCTGTCCCCGGCGCTGCGGCTGGGCTGGCTGGTGCTGCCCGAGCACCTCGTCGACCCGGTGCTCGCGGTGAAGGGCGAGCGCGAGGCGTGGGCGGGCGTGCTGGACCAGCTGACGCTGGCGGAGTTCCTGACTTCGGGCGCGTACGACAAGCACATCCGCCGCATGCGCCAGCGCTACCGCCGCCGCCGGGACCTGCTCGTGACGGCGCTCGCCGAGCGGGCCCCGCACGTGACGCCGACCGGCATCGCGGCGGGCTTGCACGCGGTGCTGCGCCTGCCGCCGGGGACGGAGGCGTCCGTGCTCAAAGCCGCGACGTGGCAAGGCCTCGCGCTGGACGGCCTGGCCGCGTTCCGCCATCCGGCGGCCACGATGTCCACAATGGACGGCTTGGTGGTCGGCTACGCGACCCCGCCGGAACAGGCCTACCCGGCAGCGCTCGACGCGTTGTGCCGAGCGCTGCCACCGGCCTGA
- a CDS encoding substrate-binding domain-containing protein — MAAHPARARRIDARVVVLSALLVVALLAWAGVDYLKDRLAGGGCDTTTPVRVTAAPDIAPVLTALAGTVPQQDCYAVEVTSSASTATAAALEANGATGPDVWVPESSTWLLRARDGGAWNLPETGQSVASSPVVLALTEDVAKQAGWPGKSPSWSDVLAANPVGLPDPGRDPAAISALVALQQLTKDAPDPAAAFTEKIRELSAVKEPYTASPASEQSVLARKLVAAYPAAGVPGFDYPYVVLPRASEASRSAAERFLRLLLDQTATKAFADGGFRTPSGQLLGDRPRDTRTDAAPRPAGPPPPESTYAVLQAWAGANLSARVQVLLDVSGSMAATVPGTGRSRMALTLEAATQGLGLFKPTTEIGLWLFSTKLDGAKDFKELLPMRSISQQLAAGGVATLQAVKPKPGGATGLYDSILAAYQNARQNWQLGRINVVVVLTDGRNEDSDSIGLPGLLAELNRLQDPRKPLPVIGIGIGPDIDASELRQVSAATGGESFTTPDPRKISDVFYQALSKLMCQPPACKK; from the coding sequence ATGGCGGCACACCCGGCGCGGGCCCGGCGCATCGACGCGCGGGTCGTCGTCCTGAGCGCGCTGCTCGTGGTCGCCCTGCTCGCCTGGGCCGGCGTCGACTACCTCAAGGACCGGCTGGCCGGCGGCGGCTGCGACACGACCACGCCGGTGCGCGTCACGGCCGCGCCGGACATCGCGCCGGTGCTCACCGCGCTCGCCGGGACCGTGCCGCAGCAGGACTGCTACGCCGTCGAAGTCACGTCGAGCGCGTCGACGGCCACCGCCGCCGCCCTCGAAGCCAACGGCGCTACCGGCCCGGACGTCTGGGTGCCGGAGTCGAGCACGTGGCTGCTGCGGGCCCGCGACGGCGGCGCGTGGAACCTGCCCGAGACCGGGCAGTCGGTGGCGAGTTCGCCGGTGGTGCTGGCGCTCACCGAAGACGTCGCGAAACAGGCAGGCTGGCCGGGGAAGTCACCGTCCTGGTCGGACGTCCTGGCGGCGAACCCGGTCGGGCTGCCCGATCCGGGCCGTGATCCCGCGGCGATCTCCGCGCTCGTCGCGCTCCAGCAGCTCACCAAGGACGCGCCCGATCCGGCCGCGGCGTTCACCGAGAAGATCCGCGAGCTGTCGGCGGTCAAGGAGCCCTACACCGCGTCACCGGCGTCGGAGCAGTCGGTGCTGGCCCGCAAGCTCGTCGCCGCGTACCCGGCGGCGGGGGTGCCGGGCTTCGACTACCCGTACGTCGTGCTGCCGCGCGCGTCGGAAGCCTCGCGGTCGGCGGCCGAGCGCTTCCTGCGGCTCCTGCTCGACCAGACCGCGACGAAAGCGTTCGCCGACGGCGGGTTCCGGACGCCGTCGGGCCAGCTGCTCGGCGACCGGCCGCGCGACACGCGGACCGACGCTGCGCCGCGCCCCGCCGGGCCGCCGCCACCGGAGTCGACGTACGCCGTGCTCCAGGCGTGGGCAGGGGCGAACCTCAGCGCCCGCGTCCAGGTGCTGCTGGACGTGTCCGGCTCGATGGCCGCCACCGTCCCGGGCACCGGCCGCAGCCGGATGGCCCTAACCCTCGAAGCCGCGACGCAGGGTCTCGGGTTGTTCAAGCCCACCACCGAGATCGGCCTGTGGCTGTTCTCCACCAAGCTCGACGGCGCCAAGGACTTCAAGGAACTGCTGCCGATGCGGTCGATCTCGCAGCAGCTCGCCGCGGGTGGGGTGGCGACGCTGCAGGCGGTCAAGCCGAAGCCCGGCGGCGCGACCGGCCTGTACGACTCGATCCTCGCCGCGTACCAGAACGCCCGCCAGAACTGGCAGCTCGGCCGGATCAACGTCGTCGTCGTGCTCACCGACGGCCGCAACGAGGACAGCGACTCGATCGGGCTGCCCGGCCTGCTCGCCGAGCTGAACCGGCTGCAGGACCCGCGGAAACCGCTGCCCGTCATCGGGATCGGCATCGGCCCGGACATCGACGCGAGCGAGCTGCGGCAGGTCTCCGCCGCGACCGGCGGCGAGTCCTTCACCACGCCGGACCCGCGCAAGATCTCCGACGTCTTCTACCAAGCGCTGAGCAAGCTGATGTGCCAGCCGCCCGCCTGCAAGAAGTGA
- a CDS encoding glycosyltransferase: MLLVNWRDTGHPEGGGSERYVERMAEGLARAGYRVEIQCAAYPGATAGEWRDGVRYRRRGGKFGVYAHALRAIRRARADLVVDVQNGMPFFARLVAGCPVLVLVHHVHKEQWISALGEALGRAGWWIESRLAPWLFRKCRYVTVSEVTKGELAGLGVEPERVAVVPNGLDAPPVCESERAPEPTLVAVSRLVPHKRIEHAIDVVARLAGRWPSLRLEVVGQGPWDEVLRAHAASRGVTDRVVLHGWVDERAKHEILARSWLHLCPSVKEGWGIVIMEAAAHGVPSVAYRAAGGVAESIVEGRTGLLADDFDHFTAQVDGLLADGLRRAEMGLAGAERAGTFSWDRSAAEFASLVREVSGQPAPRPRVLAGAPELAEPRP; this comes from the coding sequence GTGCTCCTCGTCAACTGGCGCGACACCGGCCACCCCGAGGGCGGCGGGTCGGAGCGGTACGTCGAGCGGATGGCCGAAGGACTCGCGAGAGCGGGCTACCGGGTCGAAATCCAGTGCGCGGCCTACCCCGGCGCGACCGCGGGCGAATGGCGCGACGGCGTCCGCTACCGGCGCCGCGGCGGGAAGTTCGGCGTGTACGCGCACGCGTTGCGCGCGATCCGCCGCGCCCGCGCCGATCTCGTCGTCGACGTCCAGAACGGCATGCCGTTCTTCGCCCGGCTGGTGGCCGGCTGTCCCGTGCTGGTGCTCGTGCACCACGTCCACAAAGAACAGTGGATCAGCGCGCTCGGCGAGGCGCTGGGCCGGGCGGGCTGGTGGATCGAGTCGCGGCTGGCGCCGTGGCTGTTCCGCAAGTGCCGCTACGTCACCGTTTCCGAGGTCACCAAGGGCGAACTGGCCGGCCTCGGCGTCGAGCCGGAGCGCGTCGCCGTGGTGCCGAACGGGCTGGACGCGCCACCGGTGTGCGAATCGGAGCGGGCTCCCGAGCCGACCCTGGTCGCGGTGAGCAGGCTGGTGCCGCACAAGCGGATCGAGCACGCCATCGACGTCGTCGCGCGGCTCGCCGGGCGCTGGCCGTCCCTGCGGCTGGAGGTCGTCGGCCAGGGACCGTGGGACGAGGTGCTGCGCGCGCACGCGGCTTCGCGCGGGGTCACCGACCGCGTGGTGCTGCACGGCTGGGTCGACGAGCGGGCCAAGCACGAGATCCTCGCCCGCTCCTGGCTGCACCTGTGCCCGTCGGTCAAGGAGGGCTGGGGCATCGTCATCATGGAGGCCGCGGCGCACGGCGTGCCCTCGGTCGCCTACCGCGCCGCCGGCGGGGTCGCCGAATCCATTGTGGAGGGCCGCACCGGCCTGCTGGCCGACGACTTCGACCACTTCACCGCGCAGGTCGACGGCCTGCTCGCGGACGGCCTGCGGCGCGCGGAGATGGGCCTGGCCGGCGCCGAGCGGGCCGGGACGTTCAGCTGGGACCGCAGCGCGGCCGAATTCGCTTCACTGGTGCGGGAAGTCTCCGGGCAGCCGGCGCCGCGGCCGCGCGTCTTGGCCGGGGCGCCGGAACTCGCCGAGCCGCGGCCCTGA